In the genome of Carassius carassius chromosome 47, fCarCar2.1, whole genome shotgun sequence, one region contains:
- the LOC132130866 gene encoding cytokine-like protein 1, whose amino-acid sequence MLASTLLLALAMPMLWAQPYPIPPTCYTKVLTMGKEITQRAAEIKTDHDTSRCTAHLPDLYIDVHNACVMSTMNSYLSLLGGLRERRCVYTRKVQNLAAVIRRLYFIMSQKCHGDLVFTCDNCEALHHRGWRG is encoded by the exons ATGCTAGCTTCCACACTGCTGCTTGCGCTGGCGATGCCCATGCTTTGGGCTCAGCCCTACCCCATCCCTCCAACCTGCTACACCAAAGTGCTGACCATGGGTAAAGAGATCACCCAAAGAGCGGCCGAAATCAAGACTGACCATGACACT TCCAGATGCACAGCTCACCTGCCCGACCTCTACATCGATGTTCAT AACGCTTGTGTGATGTCCACTATGAACTCGTATCTGTCTCTGCTGGGCGGTCTGAGAGAACGGAGATGTGTGTACACCAGGAAAGTGCAGAATCTAGCTGCTGTGATCAGACGACTCTATTTCATCATGTCACAAAAATGTCACGGG GACTTGGTTTTTACTTGTGATAACTGCGAAGCGTTACATCACAGAGGATGGAGAGGCTGA